The following are encoded together in the Astyanax mexicanus isolate ESR-SI-001 chromosome 8, AstMex3_surface, whole genome shotgun sequence genome:
- the si:ch211-188c16.1 gene encoding uncharacterized protein si:ch211-188c16.1 isoform X2 codes for MDTAIDFKSLRAKFQEEFQSKERPAVPHRPKRLPPLPPGGATSAVYSTPSSTADRNHITPQVVLRDERRAGTVKRPVSVPTSFFHHGNDGGTGVGRLSMKDRQFPLVLPAQLSSNHESKHDQVTPSAKLVTSPIKCGKKAMPAPFKPTKFSKCIKDILEAAGERAENGHKPHSVESTPTGESVPNGFSHHHHHNHHSQGSSSGSSPEQPGTPPKPSTESSSSVGHVLSTLEKAKKKFSPKNLLVYARPKSFYASKGQSSPPSGDYENVHREANSWVSTASATYTSLPVLQTSAFTHMTRAVLNLNGDVRSRVHSAGPPPARRPLPDLGSLGALPVKPHRPPQVDLSSYTCGLSPETRNDVCSLNLADIPESVSVDVLDAESSAVPPPPPPPEFEAPEFPDFEASVLEALNDSLINLAALDLESTEFRVPLPPPRPEQEPGAHLQDPERGAEVVLNPSIYPAVDLTGPEQSYSAPQQSYSAPQQSYNAPQQSYNAPEQSYNAPQQSYNAPEQSYNAPQQSYNAPEQSYNAPEQSYNAPEQSYNAPQQCYSTPEQWADSWPDVALQPEATVEIPNPEATSEIILNGAHHNVPPDLINCELPSEPSLSQQGDQYEVCDNVYEEVETITKLQIRENSRKRKDPPKNPYAESPAREETYKSIRHVSQWKERLSPEHQDEKEQRKREKQRLEREKKEQKEREKKENLMKKKFKITGQEEPMYHARVLVTSKLRKHDLQVTSGDTVSIIRTTNCPKGKWLARDAQHKYGYISVMNVELNMKEMLELGKRASQAAGRGPGELDTLSLSSRSSHHNPVMTSSFTDDSEEWSGEDETLSALAENMGPHRAVSMPDVFGGNGSAEHVLSAGSMEDIPSQVTHVALQKLAVFFQNSREDLRTVTQCTDSESNFIAPGLLSAVEEPQYGEEEQCSFADMELLPPPDLYADSV; via the exons ATG GATACCGCCATTGACTTCAAATCTCTTCGCGCCAAGTTTCAGGAGGAGTTCCAGTCGAAGGAGAGGCCGGCGGTTCCTCACCGACCCAAGCGCTTACCACCACTTCCACCAGGGGGCGCCACCTCTGCAGTCTACAGCACCCCTTCTTCTACAGCAGACAGGAACCACATCACGCCTCAAGTTGTTCTCAGAGACGAGCGGAGGGCGGGAACAGTGAAACGCCCTGTTTCAGTCCCTACCAGCTTCTTCCACCATGGGAACGACGGTGGAACCGGTGTTGGAAGGCTTTCCATGAAGGATCGCCAGTTTCCGTTGGTTCTTCCAGCCCAGCTCTCGTCCAATCACGAGTCAAAGCACGACCAGGTCACTCCGTCTGCTAAACTGGTAACGTCACCAATCAAATGCGGGAAGAAAGCCATGCCCGCCCCCTTCAAGCCCACCAAGTTTTCCAAATGCATCAAGGATATTCTGGAAGCTGCTGGAGAACGTGCTGAAAATGGCCACAAACCACACTCTGTAGAGTCCACCCCAACGGGGGAAAGTGTACCCAACGGATTCAgccaccatcatcaccacaacCACCACAGTCAGGGGTCAAGCTCTGGATCTAGCCCAGAACAACCAGGTACACCCCCAAAACCGTCGACAGAAAGCTCCTCCTCAGTGGGCCATGTCCTGAGCACTCTAGAGAAAGCCAAAAAGAAGTTCTCGCCAAAGAATCTGCTGGTTTATGCCCGACCCAAGAGTTTCTACGCCAGTAAAGGTCAGAGTTCACCGCCTTCTGGAGATTACGAGAATGTTCACCGTGAGGCGAACTCTTGGGTTTCCACTGCTTCAGCCACCTACACCTCCCTGCCTGTACTGCAGACCAGTGCATTTACCCACA tgaccAGAGCCGTTTTGAATCTAAATGGAGATGTGAGGTCAAGAGTACACAGCGCTGGTCCTCCTCCAGCCCGAAGACCACTTCCTGACCTGGGATCTCTGGGAGCTTTACCTGTAAAACCACACAGACCTCCACAGGTAGACCTCAGCTCATACACCTGCGGGCTGTCTCCTGAAACCAGGAACGACGTGTGTTCTTTAA ATCTGGCCGATATTCCTGAATCCGTATCAGTAGATGTTCTGGATGCTGAGAGTTCAGcagttcctcctcctcctcctcctcctgagtTTGAAGCTCCTGAGTTCCCGGATTTTGAGGCGTCTGTGCTGGAAGCTCTAAACGATAGTCTGATAAACCTGGCGGCTCTGGATCTGGAATCCACCGAGTTCAGAGTCCCGCTGCCCCCACCCAGACCAGAGCAGGAGCCTGGGGCCCACCTGCAGGACCCTGAGAGAGGTGCTGAGGTGGTCCTGAATCCCTCTATATACCCTGCAGTGGATCTCACTGGTCCAGAGCAGAGCTATAGCGCTCCTCAGCAGAGCTATAGCGCTCCTCAGCAGAGCTATAACGCTCCTCAGCAGAGCTATAATGCTCCAGAGCAGAGCTATAACGCTCCTCAGCAGAGCTATAACGCTCCAGAGCAGAGCTATAACGCTCCTCAGCAGAGCTATAACGCTCCAGAGCAGAGCTATAACGCTCCAGAGCAGAGCTATAACGCTCCAGAGCAGAGCTATAACgctcctcagcagtgctatagcACTCCAGAGCAGTGGGCCGACTCCTGGCCTGATGTAGCGCTTCAGCCTGAGGCGACTGTAGAGATACCCAACCCTGAAGCCACGTCTGAGATCATCCTGAATGGAGCTCATCATAATGTACCACCTGACCTGATTAACTGTGAACTTCCTTCAGAGCCAAG TCTCAGTCAGCAGGGGGATCAGTATGAAGTGTGTGATAACGTGTATGAAGAGGTGGAGACCATCACCAAACTGCAGATCAGAGAAAACTCCCGCAAACGCAAAGATCCTCCCAAGA ATCCCTATGCTGAGTCTCCAGCG AGAGAGGAAACCTACAAAAGCATACGGCACGTCTCACAATG GAAGGAGCGCTTGAGTCCGGAACACCAGGATGAGAAAGAGCAGcggaagagagagaaacagcgtcTGGAGCGAGAGAAGAAAGAACagaaggagagggagaaaaaggaaaACCTGATGAAAAAGAAGTTTAAA ATCACCGGACAGGAGGAGCCGATGTACCACGCCCGGGTTCTGGTGACCAGCAAGCTCCGCAAACACGACCTGCAGGTGACGAGCGGAGACACGGTCAGCATCATCCGCACCACCAACTGCCCCAAGGGCAAATGGCTGGCCAGAGACGCCCAACACAAGT ATGGTTATATTTCGGTGATGAATGTGGAGCTGAATATGAAGGAGATGCTGGAGTTGGGGAAGAGAGCGTCGCAGGCTGCTGGACGAGGACCGGGAGAGCTGGACACACTCAGCCTCAGCAGCAG GTCTTCACATCACAACCCGGTTATGACCAGCAGCT TCACTGATGACAGTGAGGAGTGGAGCGGGGAGGATGAGACTCTGTCCGCTTTAGCAGAAAACAT GGGTCCTCACAGGGCCGTCTCCATGCCGGACGTCT TTGGTGGTAACGGCAGTGCTGAACATGTGCTGAGTGCTGGCAGTATGGAGGACATCCCATCTCA AGTAACTCATGTGGCTCTTCAGAAGCTTGCAGTTTTCTTCCAGAACTCCAGAGAAGATCTCCGCACTGTAACCCAGTGCACCGACTCCGAATCCAA CTTCATCGCTCCAG GTCTGCTGAGCGCTGTGGAGGAACCTCAGTATGG CGAGGAGGAACAGTGCAGTTTTGCAGACATGGAGCTGCTGCCTCCTCCTGACCTCTACGCTGATTCTGTCTAA
- the si:ch211-188c16.1 gene encoding uncharacterized protein si:ch211-188c16.1 isoform X1: MDTAIDFKSLRAKFQEEFQSKERPAVPHRPKRLPPLPPGGATSAVYSTPSSTADRNHITPQVVLRDERRAGTVKRPVSVPTSFFHHGNDGGTGVGRLSMKDRQFPLVLPAQLSSNHESKHDQVTPSAKLVTSPIKCGKKAMPAPFKPTKFSKCIKDILEAAGERAENGHKPHSVESTPTGESVPNGFSHHHHHNHHSQGSSSGSSPEQPGTPPKPSTESSSSVGHVLSTLEKAKKKFSPKNLLVYARPKSFYASKGQSSPPSGDYENVHREANSWVSTASATYTSLPVLQTSAFTHMTRAVLNLNGDVRSRVHSAGPPPARRPLPDLGSLGALPVKPHRPPQVDLSSYTCGLSPETRNDVCSLNLADIPESVSVDVLDAESSAVPPPPPPPEFEAPEFPDFEASVLEALNDSLINLAALDLESTEFRVPLPPPRPEQEPGAHLQDPERGAEVVLNPSIYPAVDLTGPEQSYSAPQQSYSAPQQSYNAPQQSYNAPEQSYNAPQQSYNAPEQSYNAPQQSYNAPEQSYNAPEQSYNAPEQSYNAPQQCYSTPEQWADSWPDVALQPEATVEIPNPEATSEIILNGAHHNVPPDLINCELPSEPRGCCFSLSQQGDQYEVCDNVYEEVETITKLQIRENSRKRKDPPKNPYAESPAREETYKSIRHVSQWKERLSPEHQDEKEQRKREKQRLEREKKEQKEREKKENLMKKKFKITGQEEPMYHARVLVTSKLRKHDLQVTSGDTVSIIRTTNCPKGKWLARDAQHKYGYISVMNVELNMKEMLELGKRASQAAGRGPGELDTLSLSSRSSHHNPVMTSSFTDDSEEWSGEDETLSALAENMGPHRAVSMPDVFGGNGSAEHVLSAGSMEDIPSQVTHVALQKLAVFFQNSREDLRTVTQCTDSESNFIAPGLLSAVEEPQYGEEEQCSFADMELLPPPDLYADSV, translated from the exons ATG GATACCGCCATTGACTTCAAATCTCTTCGCGCCAAGTTTCAGGAGGAGTTCCAGTCGAAGGAGAGGCCGGCGGTTCCTCACCGACCCAAGCGCTTACCACCACTTCCACCAGGGGGCGCCACCTCTGCAGTCTACAGCACCCCTTCTTCTACAGCAGACAGGAACCACATCACGCCTCAAGTTGTTCTCAGAGACGAGCGGAGGGCGGGAACAGTGAAACGCCCTGTTTCAGTCCCTACCAGCTTCTTCCACCATGGGAACGACGGTGGAACCGGTGTTGGAAGGCTTTCCATGAAGGATCGCCAGTTTCCGTTGGTTCTTCCAGCCCAGCTCTCGTCCAATCACGAGTCAAAGCACGACCAGGTCACTCCGTCTGCTAAACTGGTAACGTCACCAATCAAATGCGGGAAGAAAGCCATGCCCGCCCCCTTCAAGCCCACCAAGTTTTCCAAATGCATCAAGGATATTCTGGAAGCTGCTGGAGAACGTGCTGAAAATGGCCACAAACCACACTCTGTAGAGTCCACCCCAACGGGGGAAAGTGTACCCAACGGATTCAgccaccatcatcaccacaacCACCACAGTCAGGGGTCAAGCTCTGGATCTAGCCCAGAACAACCAGGTACACCCCCAAAACCGTCGACAGAAAGCTCCTCCTCAGTGGGCCATGTCCTGAGCACTCTAGAGAAAGCCAAAAAGAAGTTCTCGCCAAAGAATCTGCTGGTTTATGCCCGACCCAAGAGTTTCTACGCCAGTAAAGGTCAGAGTTCACCGCCTTCTGGAGATTACGAGAATGTTCACCGTGAGGCGAACTCTTGGGTTTCCACTGCTTCAGCCACCTACACCTCCCTGCCTGTACTGCAGACCAGTGCATTTACCCACA tgaccAGAGCCGTTTTGAATCTAAATGGAGATGTGAGGTCAAGAGTACACAGCGCTGGTCCTCCTCCAGCCCGAAGACCACTTCCTGACCTGGGATCTCTGGGAGCTTTACCTGTAAAACCACACAGACCTCCACAGGTAGACCTCAGCTCATACACCTGCGGGCTGTCTCCTGAAACCAGGAACGACGTGTGTTCTTTAA ATCTGGCCGATATTCCTGAATCCGTATCAGTAGATGTTCTGGATGCTGAGAGTTCAGcagttcctcctcctcctcctcctcctgagtTTGAAGCTCCTGAGTTCCCGGATTTTGAGGCGTCTGTGCTGGAAGCTCTAAACGATAGTCTGATAAACCTGGCGGCTCTGGATCTGGAATCCACCGAGTTCAGAGTCCCGCTGCCCCCACCCAGACCAGAGCAGGAGCCTGGGGCCCACCTGCAGGACCCTGAGAGAGGTGCTGAGGTGGTCCTGAATCCCTCTATATACCCTGCAGTGGATCTCACTGGTCCAGAGCAGAGCTATAGCGCTCCTCAGCAGAGCTATAGCGCTCCTCAGCAGAGCTATAACGCTCCTCAGCAGAGCTATAATGCTCCAGAGCAGAGCTATAACGCTCCTCAGCAGAGCTATAACGCTCCAGAGCAGAGCTATAACGCTCCTCAGCAGAGCTATAACGCTCCAGAGCAGAGCTATAACGCTCCAGAGCAGAGCTATAACGCTCCAGAGCAGAGCTATAACgctcctcagcagtgctatagcACTCCAGAGCAGTGGGCCGACTCCTGGCCTGATGTAGCGCTTCAGCCTGAGGCGACTGTAGAGATACCCAACCCTGAAGCCACGTCTGAGATCATCCTGAATGGAGCTCATCATAATGTACCACCTGACCTGATTAACTGTGAACTTCCTTCAGAGCCAAG AGGTTGTTGTTTCAGTCTCAGTCAGCAGGGGGATCAGTATGAAGTGTGTGATAACGTGTATGAAGAGGTGGAGACCATCACCAAACTGCAGATCAGAGAAAACTCCCGCAAACGCAAAGATCCTCCCAAGA ATCCCTATGCTGAGTCTCCAGCG AGAGAGGAAACCTACAAAAGCATACGGCACGTCTCACAATG GAAGGAGCGCTTGAGTCCGGAACACCAGGATGAGAAAGAGCAGcggaagagagagaaacagcgtcTGGAGCGAGAGAAGAAAGAACagaaggagagggagaaaaaggaaaACCTGATGAAAAAGAAGTTTAAA ATCACCGGACAGGAGGAGCCGATGTACCACGCCCGGGTTCTGGTGACCAGCAAGCTCCGCAAACACGACCTGCAGGTGACGAGCGGAGACACGGTCAGCATCATCCGCACCACCAACTGCCCCAAGGGCAAATGGCTGGCCAGAGACGCCCAACACAAGT ATGGTTATATTTCGGTGATGAATGTGGAGCTGAATATGAAGGAGATGCTGGAGTTGGGGAAGAGAGCGTCGCAGGCTGCTGGACGAGGACCGGGAGAGCTGGACACACTCAGCCTCAGCAGCAG GTCTTCACATCACAACCCGGTTATGACCAGCAGCT TCACTGATGACAGTGAGGAGTGGAGCGGGGAGGATGAGACTCTGTCCGCTTTAGCAGAAAACAT GGGTCCTCACAGGGCCGTCTCCATGCCGGACGTCT TTGGTGGTAACGGCAGTGCTGAACATGTGCTGAGTGCTGGCAGTATGGAGGACATCCCATCTCA AGTAACTCATGTGGCTCTTCAGAAGCTTGCAGTTTTCTTCCAGAACTCCAGAGAAGATCTCCGCACTGTAACCCAGTGCACCGACTCCGAATCCAA CTTCATCGCTCCAG GTCTGCTGAGCGCTGTGGAGGAACCTCAGTATGG CGAGGAGGAACAGTGCAGTTTTGCAGACATGGAGCTGCTGCCTCCTCCTGACCTCTACGCTGATTCTGTCTAA